A stretch of the Acyrthosiphon pisum isolate AL4f chromosome A2, pea_aphid_22Mar2018_4r6ur, whole genome shotgun sequence genome encodes the following:
- the LOC100159572 gene encoding uncharacterized protein LOC100159572: MSDSSSITMHRKYVDPWDLDLREVSWRHSSDTTDCSADHQVVSLSSAAGPVSTRSEFVYVPGPAKSNKSGAGRTRARSVARYDCCQCSPSSSSMALVPPDPNENLYEYWEAGCKPPPYCRYPAVDNHFYPVTGGSSKQQCRLLYNVSRPEVRRNSRYNNG, translated from the exons ATGTCCGATTCGTCTTCGATTACAATG CACCGCAAGTACGTTGACCCGTGGGACCTGGACCTGCGGGAGGTGTCGTGGAGACACTCTAGTGACACGACAGATTGTTCAGCCGACCACCAAGTAGTGTCACTGTCGTCGGCAGCGGGACCGGTGTCCACGCGATCCGAATTCGTATACGTGCCGGGTCCGGCGAAGAGCAACAAGTCGGGCGCCGGTAGAACAAGAGCCCGGTCGGTAGCCCGGTACGACTGTTGCCAATGCTCACCTAGTTCATCGTCTATGGCCCTCGTACCGCCCGATCCAA ACGAAAATCTATATGAGTATTGGGAAGCTGGTTGCAAACCACCACCGTACTGCAGGTACCCCGCAGTCGACAACCATTTCTACCCAGTCACCGGTGGATCTTCGAAACAACAATGCCGTCTACTATACAATGTCTCCAGGCCGGAAGTCCGCCGGAACTCGCGTTACAACAACGGGTAA